The following are from one region of the Silene latifolia isolate original U9 population chromosome 9, ASM4854445v1, whole genome shotgun sequence genome:
- the LOC141599197 gene encoding putative disease resistance RPP13-like protein 3 — MASSSVVSAVQWIGSQLIQEARPLFNVEEEVQGLKDELEFMQQYLQDADARQEEKEIGAAVRQIRKLAYDAEDVIDTYILKIRRSNQSWFMRSAGVLYKFPLFYQVREKIQVISRSLKRVYDKFNNYGLRRDTDLVSFKRQRPPSYPYDDGRFDVGLDKDLPKLLEVLTDEGKTHINIISIIGMGGSGKTTLARKLYNHPYIVGCFNCTAWVSVSQEWSTLNILSEILREVVDPEATLANSGTSSLRVPELISKVRSILEKKSYLVVLDDVWNREVLEEILPALPQGNVHGGNKIIITTRNRDIILFQNLQQNTYYYEPPPLNDEEGWELFHKIALNHHRHCSEASFENLGKEMLKKCDGLPLAIVALAGILHMKDSIAEWHQVNEAIRSRGLDDIASHMYGRVGDMLALSYDDLPYYLKPCFLYLSLFPEDFKIPVGMLTRMWIAEGLVSARGDMSVEDAAMQHLEELSHRFLIQVVRTNCKGVIKAVSLHDLLRDVALKKAKELSFLQIYSQVSELGFSDKCAFATQPRRAALFSSNFFPAKISYLRSLVLLTNSNSPKSIHNYTEALDLMIVPQSYKLLRLLTLRGIRTVNGSLPKQIGSLLHLRYLEIRGTNITKLPGSIGKLRYLLVLDYRDIVSEDKVPIIEIPNVLWKLVLLRHLFLPIDCSWTVGELRLSSLPNLQTLWGVRQDKASQQWLSREIPKLGRSLKKLQIVVCSEGEMKAAFSYPNLISNGLQTFHCELQKGIALSNVEPLCHQRRLHKLTLIGEVRMPLSPILPTNLVTLKLKDSMLKDEDPLAALGALSHLKRLILSNAFETIGLVCKPGSFPQLEELYLDNLINFQIWNIHKGALPCLKKLEIKRCWSLKQFPQSLEFVTTLQQFDFYAIPASFIQEAAIHGWSAPKLRLPSNFGAIIRRADSPVDTSSIRKLYALLTTGIFLDKKQQKYWIVERQNIYNNCFMVYASNLHLSKNGISSLHVGIRSVHDLKTLGFEKSEDGISVTVAELKSPEVIAHGKFNTVDLSSPVTYEIMWVVMYTSDLVHDSGSILTELSHRGNELSLTQHSYIGTLPRYQWVQVPGGEFETKPTINEEMRVSIRYTEAGYTLALLVQGFIIQPKP, encoded by the exons ATGGCATCATCAAGTGTGGTATCAGCTGTTCAATGGATTGGGTCCCAGCTTATCCAAGAGGCAAGGCCATTATTTAATGTGGAAGAAGAAGTTCAGGGCCTCAAAGATGAGCTTGAATTTATGCAGCAGTACCTCCAAGATGCTGATGCGagacaggaagaaaaagaaattggTGCTGCGGTTCGTCAAATAAGGAAGCTTGCTTATGATGCAGAGGATGTGATCGACACATACATACTTAAGATCCGGCGGAGTAATCAAAGCTGGTTCATGAGATCCGCTGGCGTCCTTTACAAGTTTCCCCTTTTCTACCAAGTAAGAGAGAAGATACAGGTAATCAGTAGAAGCTTGAAACGTGTGTATGATAAATTTAATAACTATGGCCTGAGAAGAGACACAGACTTAGTGAGCTTTAAGAGACAAAGGCCACCAAGCTACCCTTATGATGATGGCAGGTTTGATGTTGGCTTGGATAAAGATCTTCCTAAGCTGTTAGAAGTACTGACTGATGAAGGGAAGACCCACATAAACATTATATCGATAATTGGCATGGGTGGCTCGGGGAAAACAACCTTGGCTAGAAAGCTCTAcaatcatccttacattgtagGATGTTTTAATTGTACAGCATGGGTATCAGTATCACAAGAGTGGAGCACCTTGAACATCCTATCTGAGATCTTGAGGGAGGTTGTGGACCCTGAAGCCACCCTGGCCAATTCGGGGACCAGTAGTCTGAGAGTGCCAGAATTGATCAGCAAGGTCCGCAGCATTTTGGAGAAAAAGTCCTACTTGGTGGTCTTAGATGATGTGTGGAACAGAGAGGTTTTAGAAGAAATACTCCCCGCTCTCCCCCAGGGTAATGTGCATGGTGGAAACAAGATCATCATTACCACTCGCAATCGCGACATAATTCTATTTCAGAACCTTCAGCAAAACACATACTATTATGAGCCACCACCTTtaaatgatgaggaggggtgggAATTGTTCCATAAGATCGCCCTAAATCATCATAGACATTGCAGCGAAGCAAGCTTTGAGAATCTTGGTAAGGAGATGCTAAAAAAATGTGATGGCCTACCCTTGGCTATAGTGGCGTTAGCTGGTATTTTACACATGAAAGACAGCATCGCTGAATGGCATCAGGTGAATGAAGCCATAAGGTCAAGAGGGCTGGATGACATAGCCTCGCACATGTATGGCAGAGTGGGGGATATGTTGGCATTGAGCTACGATGATCTGCCTTATTATCTCAAGCCTTGCTTTCTATATCTGAGTTTATTTCCTGAAGATTTCAAAATTCCAGTTGGAATGTTGACTCGGATGTGGATAGCTGAAGGTCTTGTTTCTGCCCGAGGGGACATGTCTGTAGAAGATGCAGCAATGCAGCATTTAGAGGAGCTAAGCCATCGTTTCTTGATCCAAGTAGTGAGAACCAATTGTAAGGGAGTAATAAAGGCCGTCAGCTTGCACGATCTTTTACGTGATGTTGCCCTCAAGAAAGCCAAGGAATTGAGTTTTCTACAAATTTATTCCCAAGTTAGTGAACTCGGCTTCAGTGATAAGTGTGCATTCGCCACCCAACCACGTCGAGCAGCTCTTTTTTCCAG CAACTTCTTTCCTGCGAAAATATCGTATCTGAGGTCTCTTGTATTGCTGACAAATTCTAATAGTCCGAAATCTATTCATAATTACACGGAAGCATTGGACTTGATGATTGTGCCCCAGAGCTATAAGCTGCTGAGGTTGTTGACTCTGCGGGGTATAAGGACAGTTAATGGTAGCTTACCCAAGCAGATCGGGAGCTTACTTCACCTGAGATACCTTGAAATTAGAGgcacaaacatcacaaagctCCCTGGTTCAATTGGAAAACTGAGGTATCTGTTGGTCTTGGATTATAGAGACATTGTCTCAGAAGATAAAGTACCAATTATAGAGATCCCCAATGTCTTGTGGAAGCTTGTGCTACTTAGGCATCTCTTCTTGCCTATTGACTGTTCGTGGACCGTAGGAGAGTTAAGGCTGAGTTCTTTACCAAATCTTCAGACATTGTGGGGGGTAAGGCAGGACAAAGCGAGCCAACAATGGCTGTCTAGAGAGATTCCAAAACTTGGTAGGTCACTAAAAAAGCTGCAGATTGTTGTGTGCAGTGAGGGCGAAATGAAGGCTGCCTTCAGTTACCCAAACCTCATATCCAATGGGCTCCAAACTTTCCATTGTGAACTGCAAAAGGGGATAGCATTAAGCAATGTGGAACCTTTGTGTCACCAGAGACGCTTGCATAAACTGACACTGATTGGAGAAGTGCGGATGCCCTTGTCTCCCATTTTACCAACTAACCTAGTTACGCTAAAATTGAAGGACAGCATGCTCAAGGATGAGGATCCATTGGCAGCTCTCGGGGCATTATCCCACTTAAAGCGCCTCATATTATCTAATGCCTTTGAAACAATCGGATTAGTATGCAAACCTGGGTCATTTCCTCAGCTTGAGGAGCTCTATCTGGATAATCTTATTAATTTTCAAATTTGGAATATACACAAGGGTGCTCTGCCGTGTCTTAAGAAACTGGAGATTAAAAGATGTTGGAGTCTAAAGCAGTTTCCCCAAAGCTTGGAATTTGTTACAACACTTCAACAGTTTGACTTCTATGCAATTCCTGCCTCATTTATCCAAGAGGCGGCTATACATGGGTGGTCAGCCCCGAAACTTAGGCTACCTTCCAATTTTGGAGCCATCATTCGCCGAGCTGATTCCCCTGTTGACACTTCTTCCATCCGCAAGCTTTATGCGCTGCTCACTACTGGTATTTTCCTGGACAAAAAACAGCAG AAATACTGGATTGTTGAGCGACAGAACATCTACAACAATTGCTTTATGGTGTATGCATCAAACCTCCACCTGAGTAAAAACGGAATTAGCAGTTTACATGTTGGAATTCGTAGTGTACATGATCTGAAGACGTTGGGTTTTGAAAAGAG TGAAGATGGGATATCAGTGACAGTTGCTGAACTTAAATCTCCTGAAGTCATTGCACATGGAAAATTCAACACCGTCGATTTGTCTTCGCCTGTAACTTATGAAATAATGTGGGTGGTGATGTATACATCAGATTTAGTGCACGATTCTGGAAGCATCCTCACCGAACTCTCTCATAGAGGTAATGAGCTCTCCTTGACACAGCATAGTTATATTGGTACATTGCCACGGTATCAATGGGTTCAGGTTCCAGGAGGTGAATTTGAGACAAAGCCTACCATCAACGAAGAGATGCGAGTCTCCATACGTTACACTGAGGCTGGTTATACTTTAGCACTGCTAGTCCAAGGTTTCATCATACAACCTAAGCCTTGA